In Legionella cardiaca, a genomic segment contains:
- a CDS encoding flagellar hook assembly protein FlgD, with protein MAMNSIDGATNSLTGPVATGPQKSLGQADFLKLMIAQIQHQDPLEPQTNGDFLSQMAQFSTNDGITKMQESIQNLASSLQSNQALQASALVGRKVLVNSNVMSLGQEGETKAAVDIPAGVDNLKAAIYSEAGELLRTIPLGQRSAGLFEFSWDGFNQNGQRVPAGKYTIKVNGVYSGKEVALRTMTAANVDSVSLGQNGEGVKLNVAGIGSVALSDVKQITG; from the coding sequence ATGGCAATGAATTCAATTGATGGCGCAACCAACTCATTGACGGGACCAGTCGCAACAGGCCCTCAGAAAAGTCTAGGGCAAGCAGATTTTCTAAAATTAATGATTGCTCAAATACAACACCAGGATCCTTTAGAACCACAAACTAATGGCGATTTTCTTTCTCAAATGGCGCAGTTCAGCACGAATGATGGGATTACTAAAATGCAAGAATCAATTCAAAATCTAGCTTCTTCATTACAATCTAATCAAGCACTTCAAGCGTCTGCATTAGTAGGACGTAAAGTATTAGTAAACAGCAATGTAATGAGCCTGGGACAAGAAGGGGAGACTAAGGCTGCAGTTGATATTCCCGCAGGAGTCGATAACTTAAAAGCAGCAATTTATTCAGAAGCAGGAGAGCTTCTGCGGACTATCCCATTAGGACAACGTTCCGCGGGGCTTTTTGAATTCAGTTGGGATGGGTTTAATCAAAATGGTCAGAGGGTTCCTGCCGGAAAATATACAATCAAAGTAAATGGCGTATATTCAGGAAAAGAAGTGGCCTTAAGGACGATGACCGCTGCTAATGTTGATAGTGTGAGTCTAGGTCAAAATGGTGAAGGCGTAAAACTTAATGTAGCAGGTATTGGTTCAGTAGCCTTGAGCGATGTGAAGCAGATTACAGGATAG
- the flgE gene encoding flagellar hook protein FlgE — MVFGTALSGIQAASKDLDVIGNNIANSATIGFKSSRAEFADVYATGSYGGGGNVIGSGVRLSRVQQNFGQGTFSFTNNSLDLAISGSGFFVLSDQGSKVYSRAGSFGLDVDGFIVNSSNQNLTGLLADANGNISNVSGNLQINTANISPSATTTVSSGVNLYAASPAPTVNWTGGATPAQDTYNNATSTTIYDSLGNSHVLSMYFIHADSSAALGDPNASSPPGTQNQWYIAFQLDNQNLPANVGTENTDNLFRVNFNSDGSFSTALDTTNTALANNLIPLNMALTNGADPLNFTVDFSNSTQFGSPFAVQSNVQNGYTTGRLDGLDIDEQGTLFGRYANGQSRVMGQIQLANFTNPDGLQALGDTNWAETSSSGQALISNPGTASLGLIQSGALEESNVDLTGELVDLIGAQRNFQANAQTIRTADAVTQTIINIR; from the coding sequence ATGGTATTCGGAACAGCACTAAGTGGAATTCAGGCAGCCAGTAAAGATCTGGATGTAATTGGTAATAATATTGCTAATTCAGCTACCATAGGATTTAAAAGCTCGCGGGCTGAATTTGCGGATGTTTATGCAACTGGCTCTTATGGTGGTGGAGGCAATGTAATAGGGAGCGGTGTTCGTTTATCCCGGGTACAACAAAATTTTGGTCAGGGAACATTTAGCTTTACCAATAATAGTCTAGATCTAGCCATAAGTGGTTCAGGATTTTTTGTCCTAAGTGATCAAGGCTCGAAAGTTTATTCAAGAGCCGGGTCATTTGGTTTGGATGTTGATGGTTTCATTGTGAATAGTTCAAACCAAAATTTAACTGGATTGCTGGCTGATGCGAATGGCAATATTTCGAATGTCTCAGGAAATCTACAGATAAATACCGCCAATATAAGTCCTAGCGCTACAACTACTGTCTCCAGCGGCGTCAATTTGTATGCGGCAAGCCCGGCCCCTACAGTCAATTGGACTGGTGGCGCAACCCCGGCACAGGATACTTATAATAATGCAACATCAACAACAATCTATGATAGCTTGGGTAATTCTCATGTCTTGTCGATGTATTTCATTCACGCTGACTCTTCTGCAGCGTTAGGTGACCCGAACGCCTCCTCGCCTCCGGGTACTCAAAATCAATGGTATATCGCTTTTCAACTTGATAACCAAAATTTGCCAGCAAACGTAGGGACTGAGAATACTGATAATTTATTTAGAGTAAATTTTAATAGTGATGGATCGTTCAGTACTGCCCTGGATACTACGAATACAGCTTTAGCAAATAACCTTATACCACTCAACATGGCGCTGACAAATGGTGCGGATCCGTTGAATTTTACTGTTGATTTCTCTAATAGCACCCAATTTGGTAGTCCCTTTGCTGTTCAATCCAACGTGCAAAATGGGTATACCACGGGGCGTCTCGATGGTTTAGATATCGATGAGCAAGGAACTTTATTTGGTCGTTATGCGAATGGGCAATCGAGGGTCATGGGGCAAATACAATTGGCTAATTTTACCAATCCAGATGGATTGCAAGCATTAGGCGACACCAATTGGGCTGAAACCTCGTCATCAGGCCAAGCTTTAATTAGTAATCCTGGCACGGCCAGTCTTGGTTTAATCCAGTCTGGTGCTTTGGAAGAGTCTAATGTTGATTTAACTGGTGAACTGGTTGATTTGATAGGCGCTCAGCGTAATTTCCAGGCAAATGCCCAAACTATTAGGACAGCGGATGCTGTAACACAAACCATTATTAATATTCGCTAA
- a CDS encoding MFS transporter: protein MGLPTSYLLKKRRFLPLFLTQFFGAFNDNAFKLAMLTLISYHLSTSLDQSEMYQAIAGALFTLPFFLFSATAGQLADKFDKAHMSVIVKGFEVCLMIIGGFSLYLQSVALMMITLTGMGIHSTFFGPIKYSILPDHLQRDELLGATSLIEASTFLAILLGTTLGTLSIGSAQSHTGYAIILTNLVAWLGLISSLFIPKAPANATKLNIDWHVWRATRQMLKNAMSNYKVLPAIFTISWFWLIGAVMLTKLPDYTHYILRASASVFAFFLALFSIGIALGSIVIGRLLNGNITLRFVPLSMIFLSLFAVDLYLASPNFIIAEPLQSLVVFLSKFNNLRITVDFFLFSFSAGLFIVPLYTYIQVASDESLRARTIATNNIFNALFMVLGSCFVMFLLYLNISIPMIFLLLAILNALAAMGLWLALYKLRIL, encoded by the coding sequence ATGGGACTTCCCACGAGTTATTTATTAAAAAAGAGGAGATTCTTACCACTTTTTTTAACGCAATTTTTTGGTGCTTTTAATGATAATGCTTTTAAGCTGGCGATGCTTACTTTAATAAGTTACCATCTGAGTACTTCTCTAGACCAGTCCGAAATGTACCAGGCAATAGCTGGTGCTTTATTTACACTTCCCTTTTTTCTTTTCTCAGCGACGGCGGGCCAGCTTGCGGATAAGTTCGATAAAGCCCATATGTCTGTTATTGTGAAAGGATTTGAAGTATGTCTAATGATAATTGGAGGTTTCTCACTCTATTTACAAAGTGTTGCACTAATGATGATTACATTAACAGGTATGGGGATTCACTCCACATTCTTCGGACCAATAAAATACTCAATTCTTCCTGATCATTTACAACGAGATGAGTTACTTGGTGCTACATCACTCATAGAAGCCTCAACATTTTTAGCTATTCTTTTAGGAACCACATTGGGTACATTAAGTATTGGCAGCGCTCAATCACATACTGGTTATGCAATAATTTTAACTAATTTGGTGGCTTGGTTGGGGTTAATATCGAGTTTATTTATTCCTAAGGCTCCAGCAAATGCAACTAAGTTGAATATAGATTGGCATGTATGGCGTGCTACAAGGCAAATGCTAAAAAATGCGATGAGCAATTACAAAGTATTACCTGCTATTTTTACGATATCCTGGTTTTGGTTAATTGGCGCGGTGATGCTAACAAAATTACCGGATTACACACATTATATTTTAAGAGCTTCAGCTTCAGTTTTCGCATTTTTTCTTGCGCTATTTTCTATCGGAATTGCTTTGGGATCCATTGTCATAGGGCGTCTATTGAACGGGAACATCACCTTACGTTTTGTCCCGCTCAGTATGATATTTTTATCCTTATTTGCTGTGGATTTATATCTTGCCTCACCTAATTTCATAATAGCAGAGCCACTACAGTCTTTGGTTGTCTTTTTATCCAAATTTAATAATTTACGCATTACTGTCGATTTTTTTCTATTTTCGTTTAGTGCAGGATTATTTATTGTTCCGTTATATACTTATATACAAGTAGCAAGTGACGAGAGCTTGCGGGCGCGTACAATTGCTACAAATAATATCTTCAATGCTTTATTTATGGTGCTTGGTTCTTGTTTTGTAATGTTTTTACTTTATTTAAATATAAGTATTCCCATGATTTTTCTTTTGTTAGCTATCTTAAATGCATTAGCTGCTATGGGATTATGGTTGGCTCTTTATAAATTAAGGATTTTGTAA
- the flgB gene encoding flagellar basal body rod protein FlgB has translation MALDLDKYLGIHAKALVLRDQRSSQIAMNLANVNTPNYKAQDLDFKDALSQVMTGSSQEMVVDKPNHIVGQSDFDKQLKYRTPSHVTLDGNTVDKNLEATEFARNALSYQASLTFLDGKIKSMITALKGE, from the coding sequence ATGGCCTTGGATTTAGATAAGTATCTTGGGATTCATGCAAAGGCGTTGGTCTTGCGTGATCAACGTTCATCACAGATTGCTATGAATTTAGCAAATGTCAATACGCCTAACTACAAAGCCCAAGACTTGGATTTTAAGGATGCACTAAGCCAAGTAATGACGGGCTCTTCTCAAGAAATGGTAGTTGATAAACCCAATCATATCGTGGGTCAAAGTGATTTTGACAAACAGCTTAAATATCGCACACCTAGTCATGTAACGCTGGATGGCAATACGGTGGACAAAAATCTGGAGGCCACTGAATTTGCTCGAAATGCATTGTCCTATCAAGCCAGTCTAACCTTTCTGGATGGTAAAATTAAATCCATGATCACTGCGCTGAAAGGAGAATAA
- a CDS encoding metallophosphoesterase family protein, translated as MKIAHISDLHFGMHGPQVLEAFLKDVNLLQPEIIIISGDLTQRAKSYQFKLLQSFLNRLPGTVLLVPGNHDVPLYNLVARLLWPLKSYNQYVGEHFKSKFTNNDISILGVSSVNPFKAIEGKLTTSTLYNIEHFFLEANKSVNILFFHHNFDHIEGLHRPLQNEDQFLNYLQTSNIDIVCTGHLHYANLGLIKKKNDRTCLVLHAGSLSCTRTRDGRNSYFLINLHSEKCSVDWRVFEGTQFEFHKNYTVMFADKEVKLE; from the coding sequence ATGAAAATAGCGCATATTTCTGATTTGCATTTTGGTATGCATGGTCCTCAAGTATTGGAAGCTTTTCTAAAGGATGTAAATCTTTTGCAACCAGAAATAATAATTATTTCTGGTGATTTAACCCAGCGTGCAAAAAGCTATCAATTTAAATTATTACAATCATTTTTAAATCGATTACCCGGAACTGTTTTGCTGGTTCCGGGGAACCATGATGTGCCATTGTACAACCTGGTTGCTCGCTTATTATGGCCACTCAAATCATATAATCAGTATGTTGGTGAACACTTTAAGTCAAAATTTACAAATAATGATATTTCTATTCTAGGAGTTAGTAGTGTTAATCCTTTTAAAGCAATAGAAGGTAAATTAACGACGTCAACTCTGTATAATATCGAACATTTTTTTTTAGAAGCTAATAAAAGCGTTAACATATTATTTTTTCATCATAACTTTGATCATATCGAAGGGTTGCATAGGCCTTTGCAAAATGAAGATCAATTTTTAAATTACTTACAAACCAGTAATATCGATATCGTATGCACAGGGCATCTGCATTATGCGAATCTGGGTTTGATAAAGAAAAAAAATGACAGGACTTGCTTAGTATTACATGCCGGTTCTTTGTCATGTACAAGAACTAGAGATGGCAGGAACAGTTATTTTTTAATAAACTTGCATTCCGAGAAGTGTTCTGTAGATTGGCGTGTATTTGAGGGAACGCAATTTGAGTTTCATAAAAACTATACAGTTATGTTTGCTGATAAAGAGGTCAAACTGGAATGA
- the hemF gene encoding oxygen-dependent coproporphyrinogen oxidase, producing the protein MSTIQKLPSNAIELVKLYLLQLQNNICKTLEELDGEGKFVEDRWVRPLGGGGITRILNEGKVFAKAGVNFSHVSGEELPASATAHREELAGRRFHALGVSLVIHPDNPYVPTSHANVRFFIAEKEGNSPVWWFGGGFDLTPYYGFREDCKQWHQTAFAACQPFGAEIYPKFKSWCDRYFYLKHRQEARGIGGLFFDDFNEGGFDNSFALMKSVGDHFIKAYEPIVKRRKEIPYGQQEKDFQLYRRGRYVEFNLVYDRGTLFGLQSGGRTESILMSLPPEVHWKYNWQPEPDSAEAKLYTDFLPAKDWLND; encoded by the coding sequence ATGAGTACAATCCAGAAATTACCCTCAAACGCCATTGAATTAGTTAAACTATATCTTTTACAGTTGCAAAATAATATTTGTAAAACCTTGGAAGAGCTTGATGGTGAAGGTAAATTTGTAGAGGATCGCTGGGTTAGACCTCTAGGAGGCGGTGGCATTACACGAATTCTGAATGAAGGAAAGGTTTTTGCAAAGGCCGGGGTAAATTTTTCTCATGTTTCTGGTGAGGAACTACCTGCATCAGCTACTGCTCATCGCGAAGAATTGGCAGGTCGCCGATTTCATGCCTTAGGTGTGTCACTTGTTATTCATCCTGATAACCCGTATGTTCCGACCTCTCATGCAAATGTCCGTTTCTTCATCGCAGAAAAAGAAGGTAACAGTCCTGTATGGTGGTTTGGCGGTGGTTTTGATCTCACTCCTTATTATGGTTTTCGTGAAGATTGTAAACAATGGCATCAGACAGCATTTGCGGCTTGTCAACCTTTTGGAGCCGAGATTTATCCAAAATTTAAATCCTGGTGCGATCGTTATTTCTATCTTAAACACCGTCAGGAGGCCCGAGGAATTGGAGGGCTATTCTTTGATGATTTCAATGAAGGGGGTTTTGATAATAGCTTCGCTTTGATGAAAAGCGTTGGTGATCATTTTATTAAAGCGTACGAGCCTATTGTTAAAAGACGTAAAGAAATACCCTATGGACAACAAGAAAAAGATTTTCAACTTTATAGACGCGGACGTTATGTCGAATTTAATCTGGTTTATGATCGAGGAACATTGTTTGGTTTGCAATCAGGAGGCAGAACAGAATCCATCCTCATGTCTCTGCCACCTGAAGTTCATTGGAAATATAACTGGCAACCTGAACCAGATAGTGCCGAAGCCAAACTCTATACAGACTTTTTACCCGCCAAGGATTGGCTAAATGATTAA
- a CDS encoding diacylglycerol/lipid kinase family protein, with the protein MTKIAIVVNKKAKNAALIDNYLDAFNKEQIDYNCFQIEPQDLDATLKQCVQDCSLLLVGGGDGTIRNAAQYCANRPITLGVLPLGTMNHFAKELALPFTVNDLIAAIKKPKVIKIDLAEVNGLVFINNSSLGFYPRLAKKRDHYAKYFPKWLSYIPSFLETLRYHDTFHVVIQSQNLNRTIRTSFFMVSNNLYSYQFPITIGRETFNQKALGIYFLKYGKMTILKVFEHLLKRASNFEIMKSETTIKVNVKNRREVNISLDGDAIMIETPLIYRCLPDSLQLLTLK; encoded by the coding sequence GTGACTAAGATAGCTATTGTAGTAAACAAAAAAGCGAAGAATGCCGCATTAATTGATAATTATCTTGATGCATTTAATAAAGAGCAAATCGATTACAATTGTTTTCAGATTGAACCGCAAGATTTAGATGCAACGCTTAAGCAATGTGTGCAGGATTGCTCTCTTTTACTCGTGGGGGGAGGAGATGGTACTATTCGGAACGCTGCTCAATATTGTGCAAATCGTCCAATTACTCTTGGGGTTTTACCCCTGGGAACGATGAATCATTTTGCCAAAGAATTAGCCTTGCCATTTACCGTCAATGACTTAATTGCTGCAATCAAAAAGCCCAAAGTCATTAAAATTGATCTTGCTGAAGTCAATGGACTTGTGTTCATTAATAATTCATCTCTCGGTTTCTATCCTAGATTAGCCAAAAAACGAGACCATTATGCTAAATATTTTCCTAAATGGTTAAGTTATATTCCAAGTTTTTTAGAAACGCTTCGTTACCATGACACGTTTCATGTGGTAATACAAAGCCAAAACTTAAACCGTACTATTCGCACGTCGTTTTTTATGGTTTCTAACAATCTCTACTCCTATCAATTTCCGATAACGATTGGACGAGAAACTTTCAATCAAAAAGCACTGGGAATCTATTTTTTAAAATATGGAAAGATGACAATTTTAAAGGTTTTCGAACATTTATTAAAAAGAGCAAGTAACTTTGAAATTATGAAATCTGAAACAACAATTAAAGTTAATGTAAAAAATAGGCGCGAAGTGAATATTTCATTAGATGGGGATGCAATCATGATAGAAACTCCTTTAATTTATCGTTGTCTTCCCGACTCATTACAACTGTTAACCCTAAAATGA
- the flgC gene encoding flagellar basal body rod protein FlgC, translated as MMSSLNNVFDIAGSALVAETARLTTSTSNMSNANVVTSNPDDTYKAQYPVFRTVQDEAQAWMDNQVKAGVEVSDIYESEAEALKQYDPNNPLADADGFVYAPNINYVAEIANIISASKAYQMNLEVINTSKQLIQRTLQLGQ; from the coding sequence ATGATGTCTTCCCTAAACAATGTATTTGATATTGCCGGTTCGGCTCTTGTTGCTGAAACAGCGCGATTAACAACAAGCACCAGTAATATGAGTAACGCTAACGTCGTTACTAGTAACCCCGATGATACCTATAAAGCACAATATCCTGTTTTTAGAACTGTCCAGGATGAAGCGCAGGCTTGGATGGATAATCAGGTTAAAGCTGGCGTGGAAGTCAGTGATATTTATGAAAGTGAAGCAGAAGCGCTTAAGCAATATGATCCGAATAATCCTTTGGCTGATGCGGATGGATTTGTTTATGCACCGAATATTAACTATGTCGCTGAAATAGCAAATATCATTTCGGCATCAAAAGCCTATCAGATGAATTTGGAGGTAATCAATACCTCAAAACAGCTAATCCAGCGAACTTTACAACTTGGACAGTAA
- the flgF gene encoding flagellar basal-body rod protein FlgF, with protein sequence MEPVLYNAMSGSQTDFRKQNVASNNLANIGTTGFKADIAQFESMYVTGPVATEEAFVVETENGTNFADGELITTGRDLDVAVQGDGWFAVQDSQGKEAYTRAGDFHITENGMLVTAANKPVLGDGGPISIPPAQRIEIGSDGTISIVPLDGDPDTLAVIDRLKLVKLNPKNLVKNLDGLMSLKQGGVAPSDATVVVVKGALEGSNVNAVEEMVDLIASGREFDAQMKTIQVAAEAADGLAELLRI encoded by the coding sequence ATGGAACCTGTGCTTTATAATGCAATGAGTGGCTCACAAACTGACTTTAGAAAACAAAACGTTGCTTCAAACAATTTAGCCAACATTGGTACGACCGGATTTAAGGCCGATATAGCTCAGTTTGAATCCATGTATGTTACAGGTCCAGTGGCAACGGAAGAGGCCTTTGTCGTTGAAACCGAAAATGGTACTAATTTTGCCGATGGTGAATTAATAACAACAGGCCGCGATTTGGATGTCGCTGTGCAGGGAGATGGGTGGTTTGCAGTGCAGGATTCACAAGGAAAAGAGGCTTACACTCGAGCCGGTGATTTTCATATAACTGAAAATGGCATGTTAGTCACCGCTGCGAATAAACCCGTGCTGGGGGATGGTGGTCCTATTTCTATTCCGCCAGCACAACGTATTGAAATTGGTAGCGACGGTACAATATCCATTGTTCCTCTTGATGGTGATCCTGATACGTTGGCGGTTATTGACAGGTTAAAGCTAGTAAAGTTAAATCCTAAGAATCTGGTAAAGAATCTTGATGGATTGATGAGTTTAAAACAAGGAGGCGTAGCACCTAGTGATGCTACTGTGGTTGTGGTAAAAGGAGCACTAGAAGGTAGTAATGTGAATGCCGTCGAGGAAATGGTGGATTTGATTGCATCAGGTCGAGAATTTGATGCGCAAATGAAAACCATTCAAGTTGCCGCAGAAGCTGCAGATGGGTTGGCAGAACTATTGCGTATATGA